From the genome of Azospirillum sp. TSA2s, one region includes:
- a CDS encoding DUF3341 domain-containing protein: MSAHRGTGHTIRGTLAAFDSPDAMLEALRRLRQEGFTGLEVYSPYAVEEVDELLGRKSRALPLIIVAAGVVGAVGGFLLQYWGMVLSYPLNIGGRPLNSWPAFSTTTFELAALAILLVGFFAFCKFCRLPRLYDPIFDAPGFEHASQDRFLIWIAEREGRDDSDLLQRLLPHGEGVKIDEVPA; the protein is encoded by the coding sequence ATGAGCGCGCATCGCGGCACCGGCCACACAATCCGCGGCACGCTGGCCGCCTTCGACAGCCCCGATGCGATGCTGGAAGCCCTGCGCCGCCTGCGGCAGGAGGGGTTCACCGGGCTGGAGGTCTACAGCCCCTATGCGGTGGAGGAGGTGGACGAGTTGCTGGGCCGCAAATCACGGGCCTTGCCACTGATCATCGTGGCGGCCGGCGTGGTGGGTGCGGTCGGCGGCTTCCTCCTGCAATATTGGGGCATGGTGCTGAGCTATCCGCTGAACATCGGCGGACGGCCGCTGAACAGTTGGCCAGCCTTCAGCACCACGACGTTCGAACTGGCGGCGCTGGCCATCCTGCTGGTCGGCTTTTTTGCCTTCTGCAAGTTCTGCCGACTGCCGCGCCTCTACGATCCGATCTTCGATGCGCCCGGGTTCGAACATGCCTCGCAGGACCGGTTCCTGATCTGGATCGCGGAGCGGGAGGGGCGCGACGACAGCGACCTGTTGCAACGGCTGCTGCCCCATGGCGAAGGCGTAAAGATCGACGAGGTGCCGGCATGA
- a CDS encoding cytochrome c has product MIRLFPLALLLSAATLLGACDNMAKQPRDKTWTPANADSGSRAWPPEPAPNTVAREDRPQPAPALTAALLDRGKERYEIYCTPCHGYLGDGNGMIVQRGFPHPPSFHSEALRNAPTRHFYDVATNGWGAMYSYADRVTPDDRWAIAAYIRALQASQNTAATELPDDVRGTLR; this is encoded by the coding sequence ATGATCCGGCTGTTTCCCCTCGCCCTTCTGCTGAGCGCGGCGACGCTGCTGGGGGCCTGCGACAACATGGCGAAGCAGCCGCGCGACAAGACCTGGACGCCCGCCAATGCCGACTCAGGCAGCCGGGCTTGGCCGCCGGAGCCGGCGCCCAACACCGTCGCGCGCGAGGACCGGCCGCAACCGGCCCCGGCATTGACGGCGGCCCTGCTCGACCGTGGCAAAGAGCGCTACGAGATCTATTGCACGCCCTGCCACGGCTATCTCGGCGACGGCAACGGCATGATCGTCCAGCGCGGCTTCCCGCATCCGCCCTCCTTCCACAGCGAGGCGTTGCGCAACGCCCCAACCCGGCATTTCTACGACGTCGCCACCAACGGCTGGGGGGCGATGTATTCCTATGCCGACCGCGTCACCCCCGACGACCGCTGGGCCATCGCCGCCTACATCCGGGCGCTGCAGGCAAGCCAGAACACCGCCGCGACAGAGTTGCCGGACGATGTGCGGGGGACGCTGCGATGA